CGTCGGACATATCGAAGCACCGCAGCACGGCCGGCGTGTGCAGCCGGTAGAGCGAATCGCCGAACGCCACCGCCGAGCCAAGCGCCTCGGGGATATTGCCGACGCGCCATTTGATGTTCGTCTTCGTGATGTCGCCGGTGCCGTCGGGATCGACGGCGATGCCCTGGCTGCCGCGGCCGCTGTCGGTGTAAACCAATCCGTTGTGATACACCGGCGTCGGCACATCGCCCACGGTCTCGACCCACCAGATCAACTCGCCGTTTTCCGGATGGAACGCCTGCAGCACATGCGACGAAGCGATCAGCATCTGCGGCTTGCCGCCGATCGTCGTCAGCAGAGGTGTCGTGTGGCCGTAGACGATGGTCGGGCGAGGCTTTTCCCAATGGATCTCGCCCGACGCCTTGTCGTAGGCCGTGAGCCGGCCCTTATCCTGGTTTTTGTCGGTCAGCAAGATCACCGTGTCGCGATACAAGATCGGGCTGCTGGCAAAGCAGACGTCGATGCTTTTGTAATCGATGATGTCGCGATGCCACAGTTCTTTCCCTTGCATATCGAGCGCCGAGATTCGCGCCGAGCCGAAGGCGACGTAGAGCCGCTGGCCGTCGGTTGTCGGCGTCGGGGCCGCATAGCCGCCGCGCAAATCGCCCAATTGCCACGGACCGTGGGCGACGGCCGTGTCCCATTGCCGCGCGCCGTCGGAGAGCCGGTAGCAGGTGATATGCTGTTCCGCAAATTCGTGATGCGATTTTCCAGCCGGCCAATACGCCGACGTCACATAAACCTGATCGCCCCAAACGATCGGGCTCGATTGGTTGGCATCGGCCTCGGCTTTTGCGGCCGTCGCCGGCAGCGGCGATTTCCAAAGCACGTTTTCGTTGTTCTTGCCGCCCCACTTGATGGGCAAATCGGTTTCGCTCGTAAGGCCTTGCCCCGTCGGCCCGCGAAACTGCGGCCAATTTTCGGCAACGCCAACTGCCGCGATATTCAAGGCGACAATCGTCGCAACCGAACGCACGACACCCGAGACCGATCGCATGACGGTTTTCCCCGCGGTTCAATCATGCCATGAAAAGAATGGATTCTCTCATTTTTTGCCCTCTTAGCGATGGTCTCGGCCGGGGCCGCCTATGCAATTGCCACCCCTAAGCCATCCACCTAACCCCTCATCCTAGCCATCGCTTCCGACAATCGCAAAAACGTCGGCACGTCGAGTTGCTCGGCCCGCACCGACGGCTCGATGCCGAGTTGGGCCAACAGCGCGTCGACTGCCGGCTTGTCGAGCGCCGGACCGTCGAGCGATTGCGGCCAGCCGCTCAGTAACCCGGCGCGAAGCGATTTGCGCCGATGGAGAAAAAGCGTTCGCGTCACCGTGTGAAAAAAATCGGGATCGACGATCTTCGCCCTCCGCGCCGGATCGAGCCGCAGGTGCACGATCGCCGACGTCACTTTGGGCCGCGGCCAAAATGCTTCCGGCGGCATCAATCGCACCAACTGCCCCTCGCACTGGCTCTGCACCCAAACACTGAGCGCACCGTAATCCTTCGTGCCCGGTTGGGCCACGATCCGCTCCGCCAGTTCGCGCTGGATCGTAATCGTCATGGTTTCGGGCACGATCGGCGCGGCGAGCAGATTGGCAATCAGCGGCGTGGCGACGCTATAGGGAAGGTTGGCCACCAACTTGAATCGCCGCTCTGGCGCCTCCGCCAGCCGCTCGGCGATCGTGGCGAGCATCACTGGATCGAGCGTGTGTTTGCTTTGCAACGCGTCTTGCTGGAGCATCGTGACGTTGTCGAAATCGATCAATTCTTCCGACGCGAGCTGATACAGTTGCGGATCGATTTCCACGGTCACGACTGCGGCGACCCGCTCGGCCACGAGGGCCGTAAGCGCCCCGGTGCCGGTGCCGACTTCAAGCACGACATCGTTGGGCGACAAGTTGGCCGTCTGCACCAACAGCCGCAGAAGATTCAGGTCGGTGAGGAAATTCTGGCCGCGCTGCGTCTTGAGCCGCACGCCAACTTCCGCCAGCCGCCGCCGCAGAAACGAGATCGTTTGATTGCGCGTAGTCAATTCCAGCGGCCTCGCACGAATGTCAGGCTGATAAACTCATCGACCACACCGAAAGACGAGCGCCCACTCCGCCGCTGCTGTTGCCGAACACCACTAGCCGCCAGTGCTTGTGGTAGTCCGTGCGCCGCTGGCCCCGCCAGTGTTTGTCGGAGCCGGTCGCCCGGGGCACCGCGAACGGGTTTCACTGGGCACTTCAGCATAAGCCAAGGCTACCGCTCCCGCCAGAGACCGCACGTTCCAAAGAATCAATTCGTTCGGCTTATGGCCGATCGCGGCAAGATATTTTCCATCCGTCGTGACTGCCAGAGAGGAATTGTTAGCCGGGATCTGCTGGCCCAATCGCTGCCATGTTGCGGGGTTCCAGTTTTCATTACCGGCCCAAAACTCGCTCCCATCCACCGTAAATGCCAACTGCAAGTCCGCGGCGCGCCCGCGAAAGTCCGCGACGAGTTGCCGAAATTCCAGGCCGGTGCGAAGGTCGAATAGG
This window of the Pirellulales bacterium genome carries:
- a CDS encoding WD40 repeat domain-containing protein — its product is MIRAAAGIGFVLVVAGFIEGAEPVAPTGSRSLPAGALMQFGDPRLILTGQAHRLAFSPTGNILAVTSDSGLDSDRSVHLFDLRTGLEFRQLVADFRGRAADLQLAFTVDGSEFWAGNENWNPATWQRLGQQIPANNSSLAVTTDGKYLAAIGHKPNELILWNVRSLAGAVALAYAEVPSETRSRCPGRPAPTNTGGASGARTTTSTGG
- the rsmA gene encoding 16S rRNA (adenine(1518)-N(6)/adenine(1519)-N(6))-dimethyltransferase RsmA, which produces MTTRNQTISFLRRRLAEVGVRLKTQRGQNFLTDLNLLRLLVQTANLSPNDVVLEVGTGTGALTALVAERVAAVVTVEIDPQLYQLASEELIDFDNVTMLQQDALQSKHTLDPVMLATIAERLAEAPERRFKLVANLPYSVATPLIANLLAAPIVPETMTITIQRELAERIVAQPGTKDYGALSVWVQSQCEGQLVRLMPPEAFWPRPKVTSAIVHLRLDPARRAKIVDPDFFHTVTRTLFLHRRKSLRAGLLSGWPQSLDGPALDKPAVDALLAQLGIEPSVRAEQLDVPTFLRLSEAMARMRG
- a CDS encoding PQQ-binding-like beta-propeller repeat protein — translated: MRSVSGVVRSVATIVALNIAAVGVAENWPQFRGPTGQGLTSETDLPIKWGGKNNENVLWKSPLPATAAKAEADANQSSPIVWGDQVYVTSAYWPAGKSHHEFAEQHITCYRLSDGARQWDTAVAHGPWQLGDLRGGYAAPTPTTDGQRLYVAFGSARISALDMQGKELWHRDIIDYKSIDVCFASSPILYRDTVILLTDKNQDKGRLTAYDKASGEIHWEKPRPTIVYGHTTPLLTTIGGKPQMLIASSHVLQAFHPENGELIWWVETVGDVPTPVYHNGLVYTDSGRGSQGIAVDPDGTGDITKTNIKWRVGNIPEALGSAVAFGDSLYRLHTPAVLRCFDMSDGHQRYAERLEGVSTPSSPIVTPQGILYFASAGKSYVVKAGHKLDILATNDLEDPCQAAPAVAQGRLILKGSRYLYCIGKK